The following are encoded together in the Cheilinus undulatus linkage group 3, ASM1832078v1, whole genome shotgun sequence genome:
- the LOC121507104 gene encoding uncharacterized protein LOC121507104 isoform X1 gives MKLFYVVMVMTLTSAALLIANSGLTFIHDLKSNVQRAARATAPSSWTPGSNGTNLKGKMFTMIDGASLRFFACPIPGVFNTASPMMTASPLAGVSVCLRYLADSKDKTIRSIFTLNPSTTPLELKFEYRQYFVKITKFGYSISDPMETYIQFWPNLGFEIWTRLCFTMDSRTNVAQVFSGPNMSIRRILQSRYVWSGEPVIAISGFYGQLTDVQMWDYPLSQKEVLYYMARGSYRGSTITWSSICYSGNALLEDTYESRE, from the exons ATGAAGCTGTTTTACGTTGTCATGGTGATGACGTTGACGTCCGCAGCGCTGCTCATCGCCAACTCTGGATTGACGTTCATCCATGACCTGAAATCTAACGTCCAAAGGGCCGCAAGGGCGACAGCGCCGTCATCATGGACACCCG GATCAAATGgcacaaatttaaaagggaagaTGTTCACAATGATTGATGGTGCGTCACTGCGCTTTTTTGCGTGTCCTATCCCTGGTGTTTTCAACACCGCGTCCCCCATGATGACTGCCTCACCTTTGGCAG gtgtgtctgtttgtctgcGCTACCTGGCCGACTCTAAGGACAAAACCATCCGCTCTATCTTTACTCTCAATCCATCCACGACTCCTCTGGAGCTGAAATTCGAGTACAGACAGTATTttgtcaaaataacaaaattcgGATATAGTATCTCAGACCCAATGGAAACTTACATTCAATTCTGGCCAAATCTGGGATTTGAAATTTGGACTAGACTCTGCTTCACGATGGACTCCAGGACCAATGTGGCCCAGGTCTTCAGCGGCCCTAACATGAGCATCAGGAGGATCCTACAGTCTAGG tACGTGTGGTCAGGTGAGCCTGTGATCgctatttcaggtttttatggTCAGCTGACAGACGTCCAGATGTGGGATTATCCCCTCAGCCAAAAAGAAGTCTTGTACTACATGGCCAGGGG GTCCTACCGTGGCTCCACCATTACATGGTCTTCCATCTGCTACAGTGGAAATGCTCTGTTAGAAGACACCTATGAAAGCAGGGAGTAG
- the LOC121507104 gene encoding uncharacterized protein LOC121507104 isoform X2: MKLFYVVMVMTLTSAALLIANSGLTFIHDLKSNVQRAARATAPSSWTPGSNGTNLKGKMFTMIDGASLRFFACPIPGVFNTASPMMTASPLAGVSVCLRYLADSKDKTIRSIFTLNPSTTPLELKFEYRQYFVKITKFGYSISDPMETYIQFWPNLGFEIWTRLCFTMDSRTNVAQVFSGPNMSIRRILQSRVLPWLHHYMVFHLLQWKCSVRRHL, from the exons ATGAAGCTGTTTTACGTTGTCATGGTGATGACGTTGACGTCCGCAGCGCTGCTCATCGCCAACTCTGGATTGACGTTCATCCATGACCTGAAATCTAACGTCCAAAGGGCCGCAAGGGCGACAGCGCCGTCATCATGGACACCCG GATCAAATGgcacaaatttaaaagggaagaTGTTCACAATGATTGATGGTGCGTCACTGCGCTTTTTTGCGTGTCCTATCCCTGGTGTTTTCAACACCGCGTCCCCCATGATGACTGCCTCACCTTTGGCAG gtgtgtctgtttgtctgcGCTACCTGGCCGACTCTAAGGACAAAACCATCCGCTCTATCTTTACTCTCAATCCATCCACGACTCCTCTGGAGCTGAAATTCGAGTACAGACAGTATTttgtcaaaataacaaaattcgGATATAGTATCTCAGACCCAATGGAAACTTACATTCAATTCTGGCCAAATCTGGGATTTGAAATTTGGACTAGACTCTGCTTCACGATGGACTCCAGGACCAATGTGGCCCAGGTCTTCAGCGGCCCTAACATGAGCATCAGGAGGATCCTACAGTCTAGG GTCCTACCGTGGCTCCACCATTACATGGTCTTCCATCTGCTACAGTGGAAATGCTCTGTTAGAAGACACCTATGA